A region of the Cryptococcus neoformans var. neoformans B-3501A chromosome 6, whole genome shotgun sequence genome:
CTCGATTTAGAGCCGTCCTTTGGGTTTATCGCCAGAGAGATGCTGATAGGACACGCCACATAGACCTTGACGACGTAGGAAAGGACACTTACCACCATACTTTCTTTGAAATGCTTGGAAACTGGTCATTCGGCGATTATTTCAAGGTATGTATTACTGAATCTGCCCGGCATAGGTCTTTATGATTGAGTGGCGATTCAGGTTGGAGCTTTGACCATGGCCTGGGACCTTCTTACTCGAGTCTACGGATTGCCTAAGGACAGGCTCTATGTGACCTACTTCGAGGGCGATGCCAAGCAAGGCCTTGAACCCGACTCTGAGGCCCAGTTAGTtgctcttttttctctcttcatttCATGACTCACAATTCGTTTTTAGGCAAATTTGGAGAGATCTTGGCGTGCCAGAGAGCCACATTCTTCCTGGCAACGCAAAGGACAACTTCTGGGGTAAGTGTGACAATTCATGGATTTCGTGGCGTCTTTCTGACGAGACATAGAAATGGGCGCTACTGGTCCTTGCGGCCCTTGCAGGTGCGTATAATTAGCTTCCGTTGAAATGAGCGTTAGCTTACTAGGATTTACAGTGAAATCCATTTTGACCGAATCGGTGGCCGAGACGCCGCTCACCTTGTCAACGCCGATGACCCCAATGTCCTTGAGATCTGGAACAACGTTTTCATCCAGTACAACCGTGAGCCCTCGGGTGAATTGCGAACACTTCCTGCCAAGCACGTAGACACTGGAATGGGTTTCGAACGACTTGTTTCCGTACTCCACAACGTCTCTTCCAACTACGATACAGACGTTTTCACTCCCATATTTTCCAAGATTCAGGAGCTTACTGGCGCACGACCTTATGAAGGCAAACTTGGTGACGAAGATAAAGACGGTATCGACACTGCCTATAGAGTCATCGCGGATCACATCAGAACTTTGACTATTGCCATCTCCGATGGCGGTATTCCTGATAAGGACGGCAGAGGATATGTCCTTCGACGCGTGTTGCGAAGAGGTGTGCGTTATGCCAGCAACAAATTTGGTGTCAAGATTGGtactttcttctcctctctcgTACCCACTGTTGTCGAATCTCTTGTAAGTGTCGGATATCACTTCATTAAGCGCATTCACTCATGCATACTGTGTAGGGTCCCATCTTCCCTGAAGTTACTAAGAAGATTCCCGAGCTCACCGAGATCCtcaatgaagaggaagccTCTTTCGCTCGCACGCTCAACAGAGGTGAAGCTCTTTTCAATAAGTACGCCACCACTGCCATTGACGAGAAGCGAACTGTTCTTTCTGGAAAGGACATCTGGCGACTGTACGACACCTACGGATTCCCTGTCGATCTTACGCAGATCATGGCCGAAGAGAGGGGATTGAAGATTGACCAGGAAGCCTTTGAGAAAGCCAGGCTCGAATCTCTGGAAGCGAGCAAGGCcggtggcaaggaaaaggctgGTGCCCTAGTCAAGCTCGATGTGCACGACTTGGCCGCTTTGGAGGCTAACGACGCGGTGCCCAAGACTGATGATTCTTTCAAATATCGTACGTATTATATGGTCATCTTACTCATGGCTTTTACTGACCAGCCTGTTTAGATTTGGATGACATCAAGGCTAATGTCAAGAGCATTTACCATGGCTCCAAGTTCCTCAACTCCACTTCTGAGCTTCCTCCCAATACTACATTCGGTATCCTGCTCGACCGAACCAATTTCTATGCTGAGTCAGGTGGTCAAGAGTATGACACTGGTGTGATTGCTATCGATGGCAAGGCCGAGTtcaaggtggaggatgttcAAGTTTACAATGGTTATGTGTTGCACATTGGACggatggaggagggtgatATCGAGATCGGAGACGAAGTAATCTGCACGTACGACGAGCTTCGTCGATGGCCTATCCGGAATAACCACACAGGCACCCATATCCTCAACTTTGCCCTTCGAGAAGTCCTTGGCGACCACATTGACCAGAAGGGCTCCCTCGTTGCTCCTACCAAACTTCGATTTGACTTTTCTCACGGCAAATCTATTGCGGTCCCGGAATTGATCAAAATTGAGGGCATCTGCAATGACTGGATCAAGAGAGGTGTCCCAGTATATGCTAAGGATATGCCTCTGGCCGAAGCTTACAAAATCCCTGGTCTTCGTGCAGTTTTTGGCGAGGCTTACCCTGACCCTGTCCGAGTCGTCTCCCTTGGCTATCCTCTTGAAGATATTGCCAAGAATGTCGAAGATTCTAAATGGCGCCAGACCAGTATTGAGTTCTGCGGCGGCACTCATGTTGCCAAGACCGATGATATCAAGGACTTCGTTATCATCGAGGAGTCCTCTATTGCTAAGGGCATCAGACGAATTGTTGCCGTCACTGGCCATGATGCGCATGACGTATCAAGGAAGGGCGTTGAGTTTGAGCGGAAGTTGCAGAGAATCAAGGAATTGCagggcaaggagaaggaagtggcCATGAAACCTTTCTTGGTTGTGAGTAGGTCTGTGCGCTTCCAGAGTCGTGGTTAATTGATTATTCCATGTAGGAGCTTGGACAGAGCGGCATCTCtttgatcaagaagaatagTCTCAAAGAACAGTTTGAAAAAATCCAAGGGGAACTTGTGGCCGCGGCTAAGGCCAAGGTAGCCGCTGATTCCAAGATTGTACGCTCAGAATGACCATACTAGCGTTCACGCCTTATCACTGACACGTTTCATCGAACTCTGTTAGATCTCCGAGGCGATCAAGACTTATTTCCAGGAAAACCCCAATGAAAACGTCTTTGCTGGTTCTTTCGACGTCGGAGGTAACTCTAAAGTACGTGCGCTAGCTTTGAATATTAAATCAATGCTAATGATATTAATTGTAGACTTTGACCGCTGCCGTCGCGGCTGGCAAGTCTGCCTCGAAGGCTGTTTACGCTTTCAGCGCCGATCCAGAAACGGGCAAGGTAGCTCATGTCAATTACTTGCCCAAGCCGATATTGGAGAGCAAGGCTTTGGATGCCAAGATATGGTTGAACGAAGTGGCCAAGGTTATTGGCGGCAAGGTAATTACCATAGTCAGTCTCGGTGTAATGGGGTCCTTACTGACATGCTTTCTTTAGGGCGGTGGCCGAGATGACAGTGCGGCGGGCGTTGGTAGCGAAATTAGCAAGATTGACGAGGCCATCGTCGTTGCTAAGAGCGTTTACAAGAAGAGGGTCGAGGGGGCGTAAAGCAATGAAGGGGGCTGTCTGGTATCTCGGACTGCGTGGCTTATTATTTTCGTCGATTTAGTCCAATTTGATCGTCTCTGTATGCACTACGAGTGTCTCCGGTGATCATCGACGGTCTGAGACGGTCTTTCTACATGTACAATCTTTCATGGCACTGCCATGTCGTATACAAAATCCATTTCTCGTGTTAATACAGAACCATCGCCTAAAAGACCAAAACGGCCTTCCCCTTCCAGGTATCACTTTCAACAGCGTCCAACATCTCCCTGTGCTGGTTAATTGTGAATGTTTTCACTTCTGATTTAATGTTGCACTTGTAGGCCAATTCAACTGTGTCCTTCAAATCTACTTCATTCCCGTGCAATGATCCCCGGAGTGTGATATCTCTTGCAAGGAATGTAGGGTACTGGAACTCGACTTTGGTGGGTTGAGCCAAGAGAATCAATGTGCCGTGGGAACGAGTAAGATCAGCAGCGTACTGGTAGGATGGAATCGCTGGGGAGGTCAACACGGATGCTACCGCAGGCATGGCTCGCTTATTAGTTTACGACGCAAATAGCTTACCCGCCAATCATCATAGGCTTACCGTCAACACCGTCCCATCCACGGTAGCCACTTGGTCTGAGCCCATGGATGGCATTGAGCGCGTCGTCTGCCTTGCTCTTGCTAGCATCGATGACCAAGTCGGGGCGATGGTCATTGTCGAGCGACCGTACCAGTTCAAGAGCTTCAGTACGAGTATCTATAGCGACAACTTTAAGACCCTGGGCGGAGAAGTTTGAGATCAACAAAGTTGAATAAGGGTGTTGGGTAGTGGGAAACATGTTCACTTACAATCGCCTTGGCAAACTGTACCCCGAGATAGCCCAGTGCTCCTACGCCGCTGATGGCGATCACATCCCCGGGTTTGAGCTGGGCTTTCTTGATACCGGCATAAACAGTCACTCCAGCACAGCCTAAGGGGGCTGCCTATGAGCAGGATGATTTGTTTGCCCCTTGCTATGTAATTATGTGGCGGTCTTACCTGTTCAAAGCTCATAGAATCCGGGATATGGACGCAAAACTTGGCCTCTACAAGAGCGTATTCGCTGAAAAAGCCATCCGCGTTGATGCCTCCAAACTTCATAAACTTGCAGTACCTAGAAGGTAAGGGTATCAACAGCAATTCCACGGAATACTTTTAGATATGAGATATGGACAAACTTCCAATCGCCCATGGTGCAGTCCGGGCATGTATCTATCATATCCATTCATTCATCAGCCAAAAATCTCGTCCATGATAGGACTTCACGCCCTTTAAACCTACCGCAAGGATCTTTGGGTAACAGAGCCACCACCCGATCTCCGACAGACACTTCTTCCGCATTGTCACCGACTGCTACTACCTCACCCGCAGGCTCATGTCCCCCTATTATTGGCCAATTTCCTCCAAAGCTACCGTCTCTCACTATTGAATCTGTGTGACATAAGCCTGATGCCTTGATGTGCAATAGGACTTTGGTCCCTTTTGGTGAGGGAGTGTCTTGCTCTTGAAGTGTATAATAGTTGCTTCAGAAGAGCAAACATCAGTGAGTGCGGTCGGGGAAGCTACTTCAGCAAAATTACGTTGCCAGCCGAATGACATATACCTACACGCCTGGTTCGGGAACGACCAACGCTCG
Encoded here:
- a CDS encoding hypothetical protein (Match to EST gb|CF182994.1|CF182994; HMMPfam hit to DHHA1, DHHA1 domain, score: 45.6, E(): 1.3e-10); its protein translation is MLFGSVSTRSITSHFKFAPRLLSKTSFTVSAQSSSKKMGVNDKPTIPTTAPHAWPSPEDWPAAKVRQTFIDYFVNQPGFEHTFWPSSGVVPFDDDTLLFANAGMNQYKPLFLGTADPKSELSKLIRAANSQKCIRAGGKHNDLDDVGKDTYHHTFFEMLGNWSFGDYFKVGALTMAWDLLTRVYGLPKDRLYVTYFEGDAKQGLEPDSEAQQIWRDLGVPESHILPGNAKDNFWEMGATGPCGPCSEIHFDRIGGRDAAHLVNADDPNVLEIWNNVFIQYNREPSGELRTLPAKHVDTGMGFERLVSVLHNVSSNYDTDVFTPIFSKIQELTGARPYEGKLGDEDKDGIDTAYRVIADHIRTLTIAISDGGIPDKDGRGYVLRRVLRRGVRYASNKFGVKIGTFFSSLVPTVVESLGPIFPEVTKKIPELTEILNEEEASFARTLNRGEALFNKYATTAIDEKRTVLSGKDIWRLYDTYGFPVDLTQIMAEERGLKIDQEAFEKARLESLEASKAGGKEKAGALVKLDVHDLAALEANDAVPKTDDSFKYHLDDIKANVKSIYHGSKFLNSTSELPPNTTFGILLDRTNFYAESGGQEYDTGVIAIDGKAEFKVEDVQVYNGYVLHIGRMEEGDIEIGDEVICTYDELRRWPIRNNHTGTHILNFALREVLGDHIDQKGSLVAPTKLRFDFSHGKSIAVPELIKIEGICNDWIKRGVPVYAKDMPLAEAYKIPGLRAVFGEAYPDPVRVVSLGYPLEDIAKNVEDSKWRQTSIEFCGGTHVAKTDDIKDFVIIEESSIAKGIRRIVAVTGHDAHDVSRKGVEFERKLQRIKELQGKEKEVAMKPFLVELGQSGISLIKKNSLKEQFEKIQGELVAAAKAKVAADSKIISEAIKTYFQENPNENVFAGSFDVGGNSKTLTAAVAAGKSASKAVYAFSADPETGKVAHVNYLPKPILESKALDAKIWLNEVAKVIGGKGGGRDDSAAGVGSEISKIDEAIVVAKSVYKKRVEGA
- a CDS encoding hypothetical protein (Match to ESTs gb|CF185064.1|CF185064, gb|CF185375.1|CF185375, gb|CF185063.1|CF185063; HMMPfam hit to ADH_zinc_N, Zinc-binding dehydrogenase, score: 218.5, E(): 1.3e-62); this encodes MSSSSIPAKMRALVVPEPGVNYYTLQEQDTPSPKGTKVLLHIKASGLCHTDSIVRDGSFGGNWPIIGGHEPAGEVVAVGDNAEEVSVGDRVVALLPKDPCDTCPDCTMGDWKYCKFMKFGGINADGFFSEYALVEAKFCVHIPDSMSFEQAAPLGCAGVTVYAGIKKAQLKPGDVIAISGVGALGYLGVQFAKAIGLKVVAIDTRTEALELVRSLDNDHRPDLVIDASKSKADDALNAIHGLRPSGYRGWDGVDASVLTSPAIPSYQYAADLTRSHGTLILLAQPTKVEFQYPTFLARDITLRGSLHGNEVDLKDTVELAYKCNIKSEVKTFTINQHREMLDAVESDTWKGKAVLVF